The Cryptomeria japonica unplaced genomic scaffold, Sugi_1.0 HiC_scaffold_116, whole genome shotgun sequence genome contains a region encoding:
- the LOC131865682 gene encoding aspartic proteinase nepenthesin-1-like: MERSKLLGFVVLICFTIPTISCSSDRLFSGWPKSSSDENVKIRVNMTRRSERELGFSERLGLAVDRSKKRMKKIEALIRGQLDAETPVEVGDGEFLVSVALGTPSVSFEAILDTGSDLIWTQCKPCKDCFSQPTPIFDPSKSPTFSTIPCGDSLCDALGSTQTGCNPDCTFMYQYGDGSFTSGDLAYETLSIGSSKVKGIAFGCGHDNEGQGFSQGGGLVGLGRGGLSLISQLGSKAENMFSYCLLPITDSSSQTSPLFFGEGASLSGGAKTLPLIKSSIIPTFWYIPITGITLNGKALDIPPGTFDLQSDGSGGMIIDSGTTVTILDQAAYSPLKEAIQSAIDLTPVDGSSTGLDLCYHTSSAHLTLPTLVFNFKGGVDYELPADNFFIQASENLLCLAMLGEPSGNPSIFGNIQQQNFHILYNNAQNTLSFKPTKCDSL, encoded by the coding sequence atggagCGTTCAAAGCTGTTGGGTTTTGTGGTCTTGATATGCTTTACTATTCCAACGATATCATGTTCTTCGGACAGACTGTTTAGTGGTTGGCCGAAGTCTAGCAGcgatgaaaatgtaaaaataaggGTGAATATGACGCGCAGATCAGAGAGAGAGTTGGGTTTTTCTGAGAGATTGGGTTTGGCTGTGGATCGAAGTAAGAAGCGAATGAAGAAGATAGAGGCATTGATAAGAGGGCAATTAGACGCTGAAACGCCCGTTGAAGTAGGGGATGGAGAATTTCTGGTGAGCGTTGCACTGGGAACGCCCTCTGTGAGCTTCGAAGCGATTTTGGACACGGGGAGCGATCTGATTTGGACTCAGTGCAAGCCTTGCAAGGACTGCTTCTCTCAGCCTACGCCAATCTTCGACCCCTCCAAGTCCCCCACATTTTCCACAATTCCCTGCGGTGATTCTCTTTGTGACGCCTTGGGGAGTACACAAACCGGATGCAATCCAGATTGTACCTTTATGTATCAGTATGGCGATGGTTCCTTCACCAGCGGCGACCTGGCTTACGAGACATTGTCAATTGGGAGCAGCAAGGTTAAAGGCATTGcatttggatgcgggcatgacaacGAAGGACAAGGATTCTCTCAGGGTGGTGGCCTTGTGGGACTGGGAAGAGGTGGTCTCTCCCTTATCTCACAGCTGGGTTCCAAAGCAGAGAACATGTTCTCTTACTGTCTTTTGCCCATCACCGACTCTTCTTCACAAACCAGCCCCCTCTTTTTCGGCGAGGGTGCTTCCTTGAGCGGAGGAGCCAAGACTCTCCCACTCATCAAGAGCAGTATCATTCCCACTTTCTGGTACATTCCTATTACAGGAATcaccctcaatggtaaggcactagATATTCCTCCTGGAACTTTCGATCTGCAATCGGACGGCAGCGGAGGTATGATCATCGACTCCGGAACCACTGTTACCATTCTGGACCAGGCTGCCTACTCTCCTCTTAAGGAAGCAATTCAGTCCGCCATTGATCTCACTCCTGTAGACGGGTCTTCTACAGGTTTGGATCTTTGTTACCACACATCATCCGCTCACCTCACCTTGCCAACCCTCGTCTTCAACTTCAAAGGCGGCGTGGATTACGAGCTTCCGGCAGACAACTTTTTCATTCAGGCATCTGAAAATCTCTTGTGCCTGGCAATGTTGGGTGAACCATCGGGGAATCCTTCCATCTTCGGAAACATACAGCAGCAAAACTTCCATATCCTTTACAACAATGCTCAGAACACGCTCTCTTTCAAGCCCACTAAGTGTGATTCTCTTTaa